TGATCGTGTCTACACGCGCATGACACGTAGATAAATAATTTACCACCTAGATAAATAATTTGCCACCTAGATAATTATTATGTTACCTAGATAATACCGACCTTCAAATGTAAACTTTTGAAAGGAGCTTCTCGATTTTTTCTGAACCTCTCTTTGATCTTCCCTAAACCTATCTTTGATCTTCCCTAAACCTCTCTTTGATCTTCCCTAAACCTCTGACGAAAGTGTAATCGACAAAGTAACGGGTAGATTTGTGCCATTAGAGAGTTCGTGAAGTTTTTGGTCGATTTTCTCTAAACCTCTCTTTGATTTTCCCTAAATCTCTCTTTGATTTTCTCTAAACCTCTCACGAAAGTGTAATCGACAAAGTAACGAGTAGATTTGGCAAGTGTATTCGACAAAGTAACGGTAGATTTGTGCCAGTTGCAGTTCGTGAAGTGTTTGGTCGTTTTTCTTTGGATCTTGTCTGAAATTGTGTCTACAAGTAAGTGATTATCCACTCAATTTCGCGTAGTCTTGATGTATTGTTGTctgttttctttactttttcataCATATTTTGCCTATTTTGCCTATTTCGTTTAACGTTTCGCCATAGTTTCCGATTGAGTTTCCGATTAGGGGTCTAATACTTTTCAACTAGAATTTTCACTTAATGAATGTATTATTATGAAGCTTTTTACCTTATTCATGCATGAAATTTAGGctttttggtaaaattaagGTTCTAAGTATTAGGGTTTCTGGTATTGTTAAATGGTGGGGTATTTTATAATTGGTTGcctttataatttgtttaagtaTATTGTGTGGGATGCCTATTGTATGTTGTTGAGTAATACATCTACTATCCTAAGTACCAATTGTTGCTTATGTTTTGgtgttattatatatgtttcgATTTTGTTGCTTGCATTGTACAATATACTGATtattattgtggttataggttgACAGTATGACTAGTAAGTACCTCAATTTAAGGTTCAAATTTGGGGGTATGTTGGTGAGTGAGGTAGGTCCAGTATATGTTGGGGGTAGGACTGCATATGTAGACAATGTGGATGAAGATCATTTATCAATTCCTGAACTTGCAGATTATGCTAAGTCTTTTGGGATTAGTAAGTTAGGAAAAACATATGCAGCTCCATCTCTAGGGGGTGATTTGGTggaattgaaaaatgacatgGACATTTGTAGCATGGCATTATTTATGCATGATGGGGACACAATAGATATTTATGTGTGTGATAACACTATTCTGGATGATGTGGGTCCCAGTGAAGGTCAAATTAGTCAATCTTTAAGTCAAGTGGTTGAGTCTTTTAATTCACATGGGGAATCTCTAACTGCACAACCAAAAAAATCAGATCTAGGTTTAGGTTCCTCTTCTTCCTTTCCAGCTACTGAAAGACTTGAAAATGATGGGATTGCAAGGGTCGAACAAGAATGCCAACAAGAAAGTGATGATGATTATTCTTCAATAGATTGGACTGATGCTGAAGAAGAAGTTTAACCAACTATCCAACAAGGAACTTAACTTTCTATTCAACAAGAAGTTGAGCCAACTATCCAACAAGGAACTGAACCTTCTATTCAACAAGAAGTTGAGCCAATTACCCAAGAAAATGCAGAGGAAGACATAGACAGTGATTCTGTCTGTTCTGACCAGTCTATTGACTATGGTAGTGATGTGCATGAGGAGTTGAGAATTGTTAAGGAAGATGTAAGAAAACTTAGAGAAAGTAGGAGGAGAAAGAAGAAGTAAAAACCAAAAGGTTTTTTAGGTGAAGTTGGATTTGATGAAGGGTATGAGGAtattgaaaaagggaaaaagaatttCAAGGGTAAGCTAACAGAGGATGAGCCATACTATGACAGTTCTGACTGTGATAGTTTTCAAAGTGATGAAGAAGAACTTGTTTCTGATGATGAAGTTGAAGGAGGGAGTTTAAGGGGGTGAAAGAAGAGTAATAGGGTGGTATATGATTCTTCTTGTGATATTGTAATATGGCAGtgtggtttgatatttgaaagtgTAAAGCAATTTAGCGAGGCAGTTACAAAATATGCTATAAAAAAAGGAGTTGAGTTAGATAAGTATGTGAATGAGAGTACTAGAGTGAGAGTGAAGTGTAAAAGTGGTTGTCCATGGCTGTTGTATGCAAACAAGGAAGGAAGGAGTGAGAACTTTACTATCAAGACATACAATCCAAGGCACAAATGTACCAGGACAACCAATAATATTTTGTGTAATGCAAAGTTCTTATGCAAGTATCTGAAAGATAGGATTATTTCTCAACCTAGTATAAAAGGGTGGGAGATACAAGAATTGGTGAGGAAAGAGTTGAATGTTCATGTAGGCAAGGCAGTTTgtttaaaaacaagaaaaattattttaaaggaaattatgGGAGATCATGTGGCAGAATATAACAGAATCCTAGACTACAAGGATATGTTACTCCAAACAAATCCTGGTATCACTTGTGTTGTGAAGCTTAAAGATTCAGAATCAGGAAGTGGGATGAAACAATTTCactctttttatatttgttttgatgctatgaaaaagggttttcaacaaGGATGCAGAAGATGTATAGGGCTAGATGGGTGTTTTCTAAAGGAAATTTGCAGGGGTCAACTTTTGGTAGCTGTTGCTAAAGATGCAAACAACCAAATGTATCCAATAGCATGGGCAGTCATTGATACTGAAAGCAAGTTGACATGGAAATGGTTCATGACCATTCTGAAAGATGATCTTAATCTAGGAAATGGTTCCCAGCTAACTATCATTAGTGATATGCAAAAGGTAATTGAAtatctttcttttgtttatgtttCATGTAATTGCTAAAATTTAACTTGCTTTTTTTGCTTTGCAACTACAGGGACTAATAGCTGCTGTAGATGAACTATTTCCAGAATGTGAGCACAGAATGTGTGCTAGACACATATTAGCAAATTGGTCACAAAACTTCAGAGGCttagagagaagaaagaaattttGGGCTTGTGCTAGATCAACATTTGAGGCACAATTTAAGTACAATATAAATGCCCTGTCCAAGCTGGGAATAGGTATTGTTGAATCCCTTATCAAATACAACAAGGAGACATGGTGTAAAGCTTTtattcaaacattttcaaagtGTGATAGCATAGATAACAACATGGCAGAGAGTTTCAATTCTTGGATCTTGGGACCTAGGAACAAGACCATTGTAACTATGTTGGAAGAAATTAGAGTTAAGGTGATGAGTAGAGTAAGTAAGTCAAGAGCATTTGCTGAAACATGGACAGATGGAATATCTCCAATGGCAATGATTGTATTCAATACAAATGTAACAAGATCAATGCAGTGCAACATTGAATGGAATGGTGATGTTGGATTTGAAGTGTTAGAAGGGGTATACAAGCATACTGTGAACTTGGGTCAACAAAAATGTAGTTGCAGATCATGGGAATTAAAAGGTATCCCATGTGCACATGGTATAGCAGCAATGAACCACTTGAACATGGATGCATCACAAGCAATATCTAGTTGGTATAGAAAAGACACATATATGAAGACATATTCTCATTTCATTCAACCAGTCCCAAACATGGAAATGTGGCCTGAAAGTAGAAACCCAATGGTTGAACCACCTGAGGCAAGACAAATGCCTGGTAGGCCACCAAAGaacagaagaagagaaattggtgAAGTGAGAAAAGCTGGAAAGTTGCCAAGAATGGGGACAGTAATGACATGTTCACTTTGCAAAGGACCAAATCATAACAAGAGAAATTGTccaaaaaatcctaaaaataaGTCTACACCAACACCCACTCAAGAGGTACATTCATATTAATTTgcttttataaattatgttagattacttattaaatttaatgtctTGTTGTGTTCTTTTTCCAATCATATTAGTCCACCACTGGAAAAAAGAGGGGTAGAGGTCATTATGAAAGAACAAGCACCAGTAAGACTGGTACAAGAAGAGGTGCAGGAAGTGGTTACAAGAAGAGGCCTAAAGTTGTTGGACAAGGTGTATTTGTTGCTGATACTGGATATACGTGTATTAATGTAAGTGTCTTATAAACtgtcaaaattatatttgtctTCTAAATGTGAATCCCAAAATAACTATGTAGTTGATATTGCAGCAAGGATTGTCTAGCAGAAGGAGGGTTAATACTGGTGTGGTGAGTTCTTCACATGTGACAGGTGATATTGGTTGTAAACCTACCAAGGGACTGAAGTGGAAAGGCAAACAGGCCATGACTCAAAGACAACTTCAAGTCGAAAGTGTTGTGCGTCGTATTCAAACCAGATCAAAAGTTGATGGCATTCAAACAAGGTCACAAGCCAAAGGAAAATCACTCTCAAAGAAAACTTCTTAGTTGTGTGGTTGTGGTGTCCAACCAAACTTGAAATAGTGttttatgtggttttatgtgttgatGAATCTATGGTTGTTCAAACAAACTTAAAGTAGTTACTGTTTATGTTTTGCTAGTTAACTTAAATTATTGTGGTTGTTAGTTGGTGCTTGTGTGGTTATTCAACTAACCTTAAAGTAGtgattgttttatgttttgcgagttaacttaagttattgtggttgttggtTGAAACAATGAAACACTATGATGCTTCTTTCTTAGGCAAAAGAAAGCACTAGTTATGTTATGTTTGTTGCCttcatgttattatttcatGGTATCATAGTACCCATTACATGTAATTGTATTGATCAGCAAAAACagcaaaaacatacattaaTAGAATACCAAACCAAACTAATCCACAAAATGAGTTCCTAGTTCTGTTGAACAAGGAAcaccaaaccaaactaataacaattgcattaaaaaaaaattctacaacacactaaataaaagaacaatatcACATTGCATATCAACCTAGTACCCAAAATCAGTTTCAATATCCATTTGCACTTGAGCTGTTCTTCTTGTTTGTTGGTTTTCTTCAACAAACCCAAAATTACAATATTCGCTTGGGTCGGAAATTCAGGATCATACCAATCGAAAAACTTACAAGAATTTCGAAATGAGGACTGCATTCataaaatcaaagttaaaaaaatgaaattgtataATACGAACTTGtcaaataaaaagcaaaaaaggaGTAACAATACATACCCCATAGTGTCTACAACCGAAAAATCTTCGTCCGGGATTGTCATTTGTCCATGAAATTTTCAGAATTGGAGGAGCCCCACATAAACAAACAAGTCTCCTGCTATTGTTCATGAATTTAGcaataacaattaaaacaaaaaaagtgagaaagggatgaagaagaataaataggtagagaatagagagagaaaaaatcttaaaataacccaaatattaatgaaaaaatagatttttactAATATTACCGTTGTAAATTTATGATGTGGCAAAAAATTGCTGTCTCACGCGCCGTCTAGAGTTTGATTTCAGTTTCTATGCCAGGTGGACGGAAAAGGTGTACGTGTAGGATGAATAAGCATGTTCAGGGgggtaattaaaacaaaataatgtttAGGCGTACATTGtataaaaagcttcaagttcaggggggtaatgaatacttttgcccattataaacatcataatactcacataatcaaGTAGGAAGAATCTTGCATCAACTGTACAACTACACATACAAGGACAtaatcatagtctaacatgatcatctaACATCATAAATAGAAGAACAAATAGTATCACCTTAATCATaaatagatagatatgatcatacttaaTATAATTCAACTATACAAATTATCATAGTATATCAAGTATTTTCtgacaaggacatgatcattATAATGCATAAACTAACGCCGACGAGGCAACATAATcttcaagtaaaacatatagAACCACCACCATAACTGtaccataaaaatcacaacataattcatgacctaaattacataatataaagataattttagcAGCGTACCagcaatccattctcaccacttcaatcaaTACCTAAATAATCAAATACAATACCaataggcccttacccatgaccatgaTAATAATTGAATACAAAAATCACGAAACTCAATTAATCTAAACCAATTCAATATAgttttatcaatctaagacagcCTATGCATCAATCAGCTACAATTCTTACATAATTCCATAGCCCAAAAAAACTACaatagaattcataagcattgagacatgatatcttaacccataaaatagtcaaatctAGGATTGCATGGTTTGAATgtgttcatagagtttttaggttagaattatcaaatttacatcaattaaatcataataggATGATTCAAACCGTTTTAAgcaagaacccatgactagATCACAAAATTGtagaattcatgtttttgatcatctttgaaaaatcattagAATTTACTCTTCGAAGAAATATatttcaaggatgaataaccataccttaattgtgatgaaaatcccacaatattgatggagaaaagcTTGAGAAATCTATcatcttccttggagcttcaaaccTTCAACAATTGAGTTTTGGAGAGAgtgaatggagaggttttgttttgagttgagggtttagCTTTTATTGGTGAGTTTAGGGGTATAAAAAGGTCCTACAAACATGCATAATGCACCTCTGAATTATCAAAAATACCCCTACATTTATTggagaaattaataaaataaaatatgacttaaaaacgacgcgaTGAAATGTAGAACTTTACTACGAGTTGCGGAGGCATTTCcaaatcttattttttgaaaattatttgacAGAATGGTTTGTGAAAAACCTGCTTCTCAAGTAAAACATTTCCCCAGTGCGTGACAGCTGCACGACTTGCAGCCACTGTCTAAAAGAGGCTGGTGCGGCAGCTTGGCTGTCCAAGTTTGGGTCCACTTTGGGGACCTTTTAATGGTCCCCGGGGAGTCATTCTCGGTCTTTTTGACTCTTTATATAACAGGATATGCGTAGGAAACTTCGGTACAGAATTTCACCTTCAAATCATCCCCGAAAAAATCACTACATAACACTATGACATACTAGATCACTTTCGACTAGTTTCCGACCCTCTTGGACGTTTTGtttgtttgacctccaaacacctCTAAACATTAtactgcctaagaacactattaaaacatcatgaaacaatTGTTAAGCTCTATTTCAACCTAGCTCAATTTAAAGGATGTTTCAATCTAcctcacttggacaacattcgtcctcaaatgacaatTGCAAGACTTTGAACATTTTTAAGAGTTAAGATTTAAATATTAGCAGCTCATAAACATACCACACAGTATTAACAGGCACATTATCATT
This portion of the Solanum pennellii chromosome 12, SPENNV200 genome encodes:
- the LOC114075274 gene encoding uncharacterized protein LOC114075274, with the protein product MTSKYLNLRFKFGGMLVSEVGPVYVGGRTAYVDNVDEDHLSIPELADYAKSFGISKLGKTYAAPSLGGDLVELKNDMDICSMALFMHDGDTIDIYVCDNTILDDVGPSEGQISQSLSQVVESFNSHGESLTAQPKKSDLGLGSSSSFPATERLENDGIARVEQECQQEIEPTIQQGTEPSIQQEVEPITQENAEEDIDSDSVCSDQSIDYGSDVHEELRIVKEDVRKLRERYEDIEKGKKNFKGKLTEDEPYYDSSDCDSFQSDEEELVSDDECGLIFESVKQFSEAVTKYAIKKGVELDKYVNESTRVRVKCKSGCPWLLYANKEGRSENFTIKTYNPRHKCTRTTNNILCNAKFLCKYLKDRIISQPSIKGWEIQELVRKELNVHVGKAVCLKTRKIILKEIMGDHVAEYNRILDYKDMLLQTNPGITCVVKLKDSESGSGMKQFHSFYICFDAMKKGFQQGCRRCIGLDGCFLKEICRGQLLVAVAKDANNQMYPIAWAVIDTESKLTWKWFMTILKDDLNLGNGSQLTIISDMQKGLIAAVDELFPECEHRMCARHILANWSQNFRGLERRKKFWACARSTFEAQFKYNINALSKLGIGIVESLIKYNKETWCKAFIQTFSKCDSIDNNMAESFNSWILGPRNKTIVTMLEEIRVKVMSRVSKSRAFAETWTDGISPMAMIVFNTNVTRSMQCNIEWNGDVGFEVLEGVYKHTVNLGQQKCSCRSWELKGIPCAHGIAAMNHLNMDASQAISSWYRKDTYMKTYSHFIQPVPNMEMWPESRNPMVEPPEARQMPGRPPKNRRREIGEVRKAGKTKS